atttctaaaaaagttatgtaatttattttttttagattgaAATGTAAAGAACTAAAAATATTGTCatgataaaaaaagaaaaaaaaaaagaaagaagcacatacacacatacatacatatatatatatatatatatattgaaacgaCTCAACTCAATTTAAGAGAAATAAGAGATTTGAAATGACACATACCCAAATCGAAGAAacgacaaaaaaaatttatatactggccgtaaatttatggcctagagccgtaaatttacggtgACGGTCGTAAAATTTTGGACGTAAAATGCGTCTAGGTTTTTTCACGCTCTGATCTGAGACCTCGTAAAATTTGTATTGATCGTAATGGTCCGAGCTGTAAAGTTACGGTCCCATCTAAATCAATGGGGCGTAAAATTATGGTCAGGGCCCTAACTTTATGGTCCGACTTGCACTTTTCCATTTTAACcaaaaatccatatttcacATTCCATGCTTCAAATTCTTAAACCAAAACACCAAGAAGTGTAAAATCACATATTACAACATAAATAACACATTCAGTATATTAGTCAttcaaaatttcattaaaatgaCCAAACGGATCATTCGCCCGTAGTTAACaaaagtggcaaaatgggcgatTTAACCCTTTTTAGTTGCATACTTCATTCAACAAAACTCAAGACTTCcaaaacataatattataaCTGTTTTACCAAAATGAACCAAAACATATCGATAGTACCAAGAGCCATGAGTGAGGTGGGAATTCTAAGTTTCTACCGAAGTGTCATTCTCACCAAATGACCAACTACCTTCAAAATGCAAAAGCTTCACTTCAACGCTAAAATCAATTACCAAAAGCTTTACTCGAAGAACTATCACTTGCTCAATTCTTTGCTACGGCTACTACCGAttcctataaaagggtaaacatctAAAACTTTAAGCAATGCTTAGcgaatgcatatacatataatcacaCACAAGTTATCAAATCAACAAATATCAATTGTAGCCTATCTCATGATATCCATTTTATTCATTTCATTCATAATCATCGTAATAAACATAATtcatatggatccatatatagtaggactttacccacctactaattttattaataattgcTAGTAGGACTTTATCCACCTAATAGTTTTTAACAAACAAATTTGCTAGTAAGAATTTACCAACCTATGACATCCATTAACATGagtatgattatatgtatatacactcACCTTCTATGTGGCTATTAGGCACTCCTAAATTGAAACtccaattttcttctttttcttcttgtgaATTTCAACCCACACCAAGCCAAAATCAAAACCCTTAATTTGTTTCTTTGCTAATTGAATTGGATGGGTGGATTTAAGAAAGATGAATCAGATATACAATTTACCATAATAGATTGGGTATTTTGAATTGGAAATGAAGAATGGGTGGAGAATTATAATAATGGAAGTATGCGTCACAAGAATTGAGATGGCTGGTTTCTTGTGATGCAGCCACGTTTTTTTACAAAAGTAAAAGGGTATCATACTCGATAGTCACTAAaatttcaactaaattaaccccatatgtgaagataaaatattagaaaattattttaatgtcaaaactacaataaggattaattttatttaccttaaatatattggggtgttacatatatgTTAATTGTTGTATTTCATGTAAGGTTTCTAGCTTGCCACGTCGCTCAAACATTTGTTGGGTCAGCTCATCAAGTCGATTGCATATGACTATATTTAATAGTTTTTACTTGATATGTGTGTTAATCGAACAAGAATCATACCACCGACGGCAATGGTCTtacttaaaaacataaatattgaTTCACATCAAGGTGAAAAATAGTTGGCAAGAAATGTTCTAATCTGAGTTATACATTATACATTACTATTATATATGTCAGTCAAAGTCTGAGTGCTTTAATTTGAGCTTAGTTAATTAAACATAAGGAATAACTTAGAAGATttggtaaaagaaaaaatatatattgtacatAAAACATCACTTCCCGTACCCCGGAATCTCAGATTGGGTTTTTGTTGTCGTTGTGAGTTAGACACTTAGACCCCCTTGTTAAAACCCGTGTGTAAAATGAGAGCCGACTTTTGGCACAGACGAAATGAAACACGGGTGTGAGGTGTCCTTTGGCTCAGTGACCAGCTTTCTACTagaaacaaagttatttacaagaAAATACTCATTTCTTTATAGTACTAAAATTCATTCCAAAAACTGATGCTGGATGCCAACACCATAAACGCCAAATCCATCTTTCTTTTCCCAgatattattaatatctaataatcTAAAGGCTTTTTAGggttcattatcatcatcataaaatcTTTGACTTTCACTTTCCATCACTAATCAAGAAAACATGCGCCCCTATTTATCCGGTTTTTCTGCTGGTTTCACAAGATTTCATTCGGTGTGTCCTCCttttattatatgaatattattattacacaCCCTATATGTGTTATAATTGAATTGACAAGTTAtaaatttgttatgtttttgaGCTTATCTGCTAATTATAATGGATAGTTGGAAACTGTAGACCAAGTTTGtgactttcttttatttttgaaatttatgagGTGTTTTTAGGATTAGCAAACTACATAGAAATGTATGCAGTTACTACTCGTGTAGGGGGTACTGATATATCAGATATTTGACTGCGGTGACTTTTTCGTTAggtaaaaagataaaacctttttatcaTTACCACTAGCGCCCCTTCACCGACTTGCCGGAATTATATCATAGTGGTAGTAGAGAATCATAAGTTAGTTACATCGAAAGGTAAAACTGAATCCTATGGCAAAACAGGGTATGGATGGCCTTGTTCATATCGCTTCTAAGTTTGAGCTCTAGTGGCTTAGCGTTAAAGATTCTGGTTTTTGTGAGCTAACTGGATGCTTTTAACTGCATTTAAGTCCAAATGTTGCAATGTACTTGTACGAATGCCTGCCTAGTTTGTAACACCTCAAAGCGTAAAATCGTAGGCCAAACTGAATGACCTATGAAGCAAAACTTATGACCTATTTAGCACAACTTGAAACCATAGTGGAAGTTACTAGCAGTGGCAACTTAAAGCCCAATACGGATGCAAAACtcttctttgtatatatatgtgggtcgggttgttacatatatatactcttcTACTTAAAAACGATGTCAGGTCTACGCACCTAGAATAACACCCAAGCGCAAAGTAGTAAGCTAGCCCAATAGCCTCTGAATCATAACTTAAAACCATGGTGGGATTTTTTAGGAAGGTTAGCCTTAAGACTTGTAAAGTGTAtgtttcattttatgttcatgTGGGATGTTTGTTGAGTTAGGTTTTTACAGGATGATTATAATCTCTGCTAGTGGAGACTGGAGAGATAGTTTTCCCGTGAGTCACCTGCGTGGCTTTGAGGTCAAGGTGGAGTGCTTCTGGTGCTATTTTGGAACAAGGCTCTCCCTTGTAAACCTAAGTAGCAAACACTTGTCCATGGCTGAGAATATTTGATGCCAATAAGTAATAGGCAAAATCTTCATGTATCAGCTTGAATTGGAATGTATCATGTCCTCCATTGAAAAATCGTAGCATTGTCGTTAGAGTTATAGACTTCCCTAGTTCCCTACACATTGTATGCGCCACTAGTACCATTTAGTTTGAAAATGCTCAAAAGATAGCAGAGAAACATACTGATATATGATGTATTCAGGGGACTGATTGGTTTGTTCGAAAATATGGTAAGGATCTTAAGTTTCTTAGATAAAAAGTTGAGTATGAGTTGCTGTTTCTTATATTCGGTGAACTTGGTCTGCAGTTCATGTTAGAAATCTTGAGATCATGTATAAGAGGTTTATGGTGAAGTTGAAGTCTGCCGATAGGTTCGTTGCGCATGGTTTCTAGGCTCTTCAGGCTTCATTGGTGCTGTTTGCCAATTGGTTGAGTATAAGACGCTAGCAGATGGAAGTAGAAGAAGGacatcattttaagttggttaTAACTTCTAAAATGATACCAAAGTATTAGTACAGAAAATTAGCAATTATATAGTTCAGACTTCAGAATCGACTAAGATGATGTTATAATGTAGCTAGTAAATGCAATATGCAATTTTGCATACATCTCTATATGATCCTTACGAGCCTAACATGATTTGAATTGGGAGCAAGCTCGAGTGCATTTTGTCAAAAGTGTATGGTCTGAAGCCTTACCATTGCTGCTTAGCAaatatctctttctctctttttgaGAGGTTCAAATATATCCGGCAATTATAAAATCTTAGAAGATCGATAGTTCTGCACTTCTATGGCTTTCTTTATCACAACACTAACTGTAACTAGGATATAGCTTCTTGTTAGGCGgtcatgtttttattatgtttctTTTACCCCTTTCTTTGTTCGCTTACTAAAAAGACTATTAGACCGCAAGCAAGTAATGAACAAAGAATAATAGATAATAGTTTTGCTTCTTGCTAATATTTGTACATTGTTGACTTGTTTTTATGATGAAAATTTTATGGATTATTTCCTAGAAAGTACAATTGAGTTTTAACATGTGATAACAGGTCAAGTCTAAATTAAAATCCCAATCCCAATGTGGAGTTTATCATGGCCAGCTTCTTGATAGTTATCACGTGGAAGGTTCATGGTCAAAGATGTATGCAACTATGCCCGAAAAGATGTCAGAGGATGCAGTAAAAGATGATCCTGTTTCTAATATGTTGGTTGATTCATTTGGAAGACTACACACTTATCTAAGAATATCCTTAACAGAACGCTGTAATTTACGTTGCCAATATTGTATGCCAGCGGAAGGGGTGGAGTTGACTCCTAATCCTTTGATTATGTCACAAACTGAGATTATACGCTTAGCAAATTTATTTGTAAGTTCCGGAGTGAATAAAATTCGGTTGACTGGTGGAGAGCCTAGCATAAGAAAGGATATTGAAGAATTATGTTCACAACTTTCAAATCTAAAAGGACTAAAAACACTTGCCATGACTACAAATGGGCTTGCTCTAGCAAGAAAGCTTCCAAAATTGAAAGAATGTGGACTTAATTTGCTAAATATTAGCTTAGACACACTTGTTCCTGCAAAATTCGAGTTCATGACAAGGCGCAAAGGTCATGAAAGGGTAATGGAGTCAATTTACAAAGCAGTAGACCTGGGATATAACCCTGTTAAGGTATGCATCTTCTTCAAGGTCTTATGTCTCCTCGTGCCTTAATGGTTTACCTAAATGTTGAAAAATGGACGTCAGATGGGCTAGGTTACTGGTTAAAACCAGTTTGGATCAGCACAAGTAGATTTTATTTCCGTTTGGTTTGGTTGACCAAAATACTTTTTGTCCTACATTGTTAGATTTTTATGTagtgtattatatataattaatatcaGCAGTTAAAACTAACAAGTGTTTAAGCtcaaggttttatgcattagaaATACTCTCTGGGTGACTTTTGACCTGTTCCGCGTTTAGCTAGTTTTGTTTACCAGTTGGACTGGTTGAAGAGAAAACATAATCTGTATTGatccattcataagtaaatgggttgaaatggcCACCTTTAATTTTACCCATGGATTTTTACTGTGTCTAATGTTTGTTACCCCTTTTCTTTATCAGGTAAACTGTGTTGTGATGCGTGGATTcaatgatgatgaaatttgtgATTTTGTGGAGTTAACAAAGGATAAACCGATAAATGTACGTTTTATTGAGTTCATGCCCTTTGATGGTAATGTATGGAATGTCAAGAAACTTGTATCCTATGCTGAGATGCTGGACATAGTGGTAAGGTACAACTCTAGCAGATGTTCTCAGAATTTTTTTGTTGCTGTTTCATATAATATTCGTCACTGATTGTCATCGAAACAGGGTAAACGTTATGCAGGGGTAAAAAGAATTCAGGATCACCCAACAGAGACTGCTAAAAATTTCACAGTAGATGGGCATCAGGGCACAGTTTCTTTCATCACATCAATGACCAATCACTTTTGCAGTGGTTGCAACAGACTGCGACTTCTTGCTGATGGAAATCTTAAAGTATGCCTGTTCGGGCCGTCCGAGGTATGCTATATAGCTTATGTGACATCAGATGAAGGTTTCAtctttgatgatttttttgCTTCAAAGATGACGAGATGGGCAGTTTGGCAGGTTGGGTAGTACTGTACTAGGTTTAGTCTGAAACAGGTAATTGTTGAAATGGGCGGGGTCTGATGGACGCACTACCTTGTTTCTGTTCACATACTGTAATGTGATAAATAATGAATGTCGTTAAAAATATCTAATTCCTTGaataaaacaattttggaggttATATGCATTTAAATTAGACTTTTAATGGCTTTTAATCCGTTTGATTGGTTCCTTTTGTAGTAAATCTTTTTATCCGACTCATTTGAGCTATTTGAGATAGAACACCACTTGAATCAACCAATTTTTTGATAGCTTTAATATGGATCATCTCCAAGGAAGGAAACGTCCTGGCAAATACAAATTAGTGAATTACAGTAAAAATGCTAAaacatttacatataaactctATAAAATCTAGatgatttttgatataaattttgtaaTTGTTTCATCTGAATATCCAGGTTAGCTTGAGGGATCCTATTCGAGATggtgctgatgatgatgaactgcGACAAATCATTGGGGCGGCGGTATGTTTTATCAGATCTTATGCACAGTATATAAAGCATTAAACTTCACACGAGAATTTGCTTtgtactttttattttcatgtttgcctttgcctttttatttttaagtttacaCATTATCAATTCTCTTGATGATGCTTTGAAATCAGTTTttcacataaataaataacttttctttttctcatgtCATTGGATTATCAATTCGAAATTGTTACTGCCTGTTTCaggtcaaaagaaaaaaagcttCTCATGCTGGAATGTTCGACATTGCCAAGACACCAAATAGACCAATGATACATATTGGTGGTTGACTCTTTCTCATTCCTGTAAGCCTTCTTAATCAACTAGCCTTCTTAATCAACTAGCCAAGATACCAAATAGACCAATGATAATATTGGAGACTAATTATCAGCAGCGGGCTAATGATtaattcaaaattatacatCTGGGTTTGGTAGTTTTAACGCTGCACTTTCCAAAAGCTCAAAACATGTCAATGTTCCATTAAGCAATATTTGACTTATTTGACAGACCTTTCCATGTTTAAAACTGCTGAATCATACCAAAACaatgttaatattatttaagaaaaactGTTATTTACAAAAAGAATAAGATGACTTTGGACTTGGAAATTCCAGAAAATGGGTATGTTGGATTTACTTTATGTATGAATCTTGTGTTCACAAATCTAACGGATAATAGTTGCTTTTTTCAGGTTATTCGGATTGTTTCATAGATCACAGAGAAACTTAAATACACAGATAGTATAAACAACATGCATAAATGAACCGAGTGTACAAGTGTGTACTGAACGTCGTGCTGGGGTAGACTTAGTACTTCTAGTTTGACTAAAGGTTATTCCAACGCTCCTGATTATTGTGTCTGGGAGTActcttatatataattgtattgaTATAACTAACAgatatgtgttttattaatttaagtatCACTTTGTTGTACGTGTAATGGTCTATGGCTGCAAAATGTGCTATTGCAACTAGCTTTGTACTGGTAACTAACAATCATTGACCTATACCAGTGAGATGCACTGAAGGCTGCGACTTTGTTCACTACAGTTTTCACGTTTATATTTTGCATTCGACGAAGGATGACTAAATGGCTGGGGCGGGTATCAGCTTTAGATGGGTTAGGCTGAAATGGGCTGGGCTCGATTTAATTGGTCAGGTTGGGCTGGACTAGCTAGTAATTGTTTGCCTGTTTATTGATCTACAGTGGTGTTCTGCATATATAGGCAGTGGCTTTATTGGTGGTGAACAAGTAATACGTAATGCATAGAACTTGGTCTATACCCAGGGCGATTCCTTTAACAAACCCAATCGTACCCAATCCTCATCTACTTGGTACATTTTTGGACATCATCcataacaaaatgaaaaatagcACCTGAACTAACCACAATTACCAAAATGAGTTAAAATCGATCGGGGCAGTTCTATTTCTAACTAAAGGAGACTCGCGTCGGAAGTTTTTTGTTGATCAACAAAAGAACTACCATAGAATGCAATGACAGTTGCTACATGAGCCAACATCCACTGCAAGTTGCAACGCCGAGATACTTGTAAAGGGCGGGTCATGTGAAATGCCAAAAGACCATAACACTAGAATAATAAATGCTGGTCTACTCGACAAAATCTAAAAGTTCAATCAAGTTTCAAGATGGGTTTTACCACTTTGTATCTTTCTCTTTGAGGCTCTTTTTCTCTTTAATATAATTCTTGTCAGTTTGGAAATCAGATGTTATGTACATTCCAGGACTACAACTCTACAAGTTCCTTTGTACTAAATGTAACAAACGAGGATGGTCTTACTAGTGCGTCGCATCAATTTTGTTTACAACACActaaaatgaatgaatgaaatcaTCATATTTAACACTATTGACTAAacagttctttttcttttaacttcgaccattttatttatatcgtatagtaattgatgaaaaatatgAGTATATCAATTAAAAGTTCATTTAAACCTAGCtgatcaatttatatatatatatatatatatatatacaggggacaatcaaataagaacaatcttaaaataagaacacggtgagaacacttaaaaagtgcattttgatgcattaaaagaccataaaactaacatagtgtataactaattatcattatttaagtgtttaacaacacattggtctgtcaaaatcgtgaaaatcatgttttttgttttgtgcatccatcttggatacatattcatcaaaatgatgcatccaacaaaaaacgtgatttcttcaattttgacggatcaatgtgcttttaaacacttaaataatgataattagttatgcactgtgttagttttatggacttttaatgcatcaaaatgatgtttttgggtgttcttaccgttcttattttaaaactgttctcaccggagtgttacccatatataggaaaaaaatgttatatatatatatatatatattataacaagtgttatatatataaaaaaatgtttatgatTAAAATAGAATGAACAGaaagtaaaatatttaaaatgagACTTGGGGAgtaatataatgtaatataatattttagcaTCAACACATAATCGATCAATAGATATAGTatgattttatgttattttcttttgttggaAGGCTTCGAGTACAAAACGTCACATTCTATTAAAGCAGATAAAACTTGCAATATTAGACAAACCAAAATTGTTCGCTTGTGATTGTATAGTGACAAATTGGCAATTATTTCTTAATATCTTAAGGTTCAAAAAGGTTAAAGTAATATTGAAAGATTAGTTGAGTGTTTAAGTTGTTAAACAAAACAATTAAATATAGAAATGATCAAAACTGACGGGCCATGGGAACCCGCATAGTCAAAAACAAATATGCAGATGACAAGTGACATTCAcaacataattataaaattgtatATTAAGACTAGTAGATCGTCATTTCCTAGCAAAGCCAAAAActatatttgacatatatacaCTATTAACTTACGTAGAATAGAATGATGACCATGTATTGTGTGTGAAGGTATTGGCTATATTCTTAATGGAATATGattaatttttctaaatatctttttaaaattttttttaaaaccttcaAAACTTGATATGTAGATTATACTAATTCTCTTATCTAATCTCATCTTTTGATCATGTCACATGTCATGATCTTgtaattaaaaggatttttaggttaattcGTTAGAAGGATTGATCATTTCCTATTATTAATTGGTTAACATAAAACTGaatattaattttgaatatgATTTGTTAAACTTGTCCATTTGAACTAATAAATAGGACTTAGACACAGTGGTGGTTCAAGGGTAAGACAAAGAAAGCAAAGGCTTTAGGCCTCGTATTATTGAAGaccttaaattttatatttaaattaaatatatcagTTCATTTTATGTAAGGagagaaaaaattatttaaaaaatttgaaaataaaaataaataagagaagcttaaaaaatttaaattaagtgTAGTTTAAAAGGACTTTTGATTAGGGGTGTTTGGGGTTgtgtttacaaaataaattttacgttttcaaaataaattatgcgttttcaaaaatgcgttttgaaaaagcatgtatgTACATGCTTCtctaaaactgcgttttcataacaaaaaatcattttttcacacaaacacttttttaaattatttgcgttttacaaacgtaataatcaaatCATCACTGTATATCA
The sequence above is drawn from the Erigeron canadensis isolate Cc75 chromosome 4, C_canadensis_v1, whole genome shotgun sequence genome and encodes:
- the LOC122595917 gene encoding GTP 3',8-cyclase, mitochondrial, whose protein sequence is MRPYLSGFSAGFTRFHSVKSKLKSQSQCGVYHGQLLDSYHVEGSWSKMYATMPEKMSEDAVKDDPVSNMLVDSFGRLHTYLRISLTERCNLRCQYCMPAEGVELTPNPLIMSQTEIIRLANLFVSSGVNKIRLTGGEPSIRKDIEELCSQLSNLKGLKTLAMTTNGLALARKLPKLKECGLNLLNISLDTLVPAKFEFMTRRKGHERVMESIYKAVDLGYNPVKVNCVVMRGFNDDEICDFVELTKDKPINVRFIEFMPFDGNVWNVKKLVSYAEMLDIVGKRYAGVKRIQDHPTETAKNFTVDGHQGTVSFITSMTNHFCSGCNRLRLLADGNLKVCLFGPSEVSLRDPIRDGADDDELRQIIGAAVKRKKASHAGMFDIAKTPNRPMIHIGG